The Mangifera indica cultivar Alphonso chromosome 8, CATAS_Mindica_2.1, whole genome shotgun sequence genome has a window encoding:
- the LOC123223491 gene encoding uncharacterized protein LOC123223491, with amino-acid sequence MAEKEGGIVKKGHEEGLKMAVSLLQEFELPGGLLPLANIIEVGYVKETGYMWIVQQNKVEHEFKMITKLVSYDSEINGYIEKKKIKKLKGVKAKELMLWPPVGEIKVDDPPTGKIHFKSLAGITKTFPVEAFDIGQ; translated from the coding sequence ATGGCAGAGAAGGAAGGAGGCATTGTGAAGAAAGGGCATGAAGAAGGCCTGAAAATGGCAGTCTCTCTTCTTCAAGAATTTGAACTCCCGGGAGGTCTTCTCCCCCTGGCCAACATAATCGAAGTTGGGTATGTGAAAGAAACTGGGTACATGTGGATCGTGCAACAAAATAAAGTCGAGCACGAGTTCAAGATGATAACGAAACTTGTGAGTTATGATAGTGAAATAAATGGGTAcattgagaagaagaagataaagaagcTCAAGGGAGTGAAGGCCAAAGAGCTCATGCTGTGGCCTCCTGTTGGTGAAATCAAAGTCGATGATCCACCAACCGGCAAGATTCACTTCAAAAGTCTCGCCGGGATCACCAAGACTTTCCCTGTTGAAGCATTTGACATTGGCCAGTag
- the LOC123223788 gene encoding 14-3-3-like protein D isoform X2, which produces MASSKDRENYVYLAKLAEQAERYDEMVDAMKNVAKLDVELTVEERNLLSVGYKNVIGARRASWRILSSIEQKEEAKGNEVNAKRIKEYRQKVECELSSICNDIMTVIDEHLIPSAPAGESSVFFYKMKGDYYRYLAEFKVGDEKKEVAANSMKAYEKATSAAEADLPPTHPIRLGLALNFSVFYYEIMNSPERACHLAKQAFDEAISELDTLNEESYKDSTLIMQLLRDNLTLWTSDIPEDGDAQRMNGTAKVGGAEDAE; this is translated from the exons ATGGCTTCCTCTAAAGATCGCGAAAACTACGTTTATCTCGCCAAGCTAGCTGAACAGGCGGAGCGCTACGACG AGATGGTGGATGCAATGAAAAATGTTGCAAAGCTTGATGTTGAACTGACTGTTGAAGAGCGCAACTTGCTCTCTGTTGGGTACAAGAATGTGATCGGTGCTCGAAGAGCTTCATGGAGGATACTTTCATCAATTGAGCAAAAGGAAGAAGCAAAAGGAAATGAAGTGAATGCCAAGCGGATTAAGGAGTATAGGCAGAAAGTTGAATGTGAGCTCTCAAGCATTTGCAATGATATCATGACTGTCATTGATGAGCACCTCATCCCTTCAGCGCCTGCTGGTGAATCATCTGTGTTCTTCTATAAGAT GAAAGGAGATTATTATCGATATCTTGCTGAGTTCAAGGTTGGTGATGAAAAGAAAGAGGTTGCTGCTAATTCAATGAAAGCATATGAG AAAGCTACTAGTGCTGCAGAGGCTGATTTGCCTCCTACACATCCTATCCGATTGGGTTTGGCATTGAATTTCTCAGTCTTTTATTATGAGATCATGAATTCCCCCGAAAG GGCTTGCCACCTTGCAAAGCAAGCTTTTGATGAAGCTATTTCAGAACTGGACACCCTGAATGAGGAGTCGTACAAAGATAGCACCTTAATTATGCAGCTTCTTAGGGACAACCTCACATTATGGACTTCTGATATCCCAGAAGATGGAG ATGCCCAGAGGATGAATGGCACTGCCAAAGTTGGTGGGGCAGAGGATGCAGAG TGA
- the LOC123223788 gene encoding 14-3-3-like protein D isoform X1 → MASSKDRENYVYLAKLAEQAERYDEMVDAMKNVAKLDVELTVEERNLLSVGYKNVIGARRASWRILSSIEQKEEAKGNEVNAKRIKEYRQKVECELSSICNDIMTVIDEHLIPSAPAGESSVFFYKMKGDYYRYLAEFKVGDEKKEVAANSMKAYEKATSAAEADLPPTHPIRLGLALNFSVFYYEIMNSPERACHLAKQAFDEAISELDTLNEESYKDSTLIMQLLRDNLTLWTSDIPEDGEDAQRMNGTAKVGGAEDAE, encoded by the exons ATGGCTTCCTCTAAAGATCGCGAAAACTACGTTTATCTCGCCAAGCTAGCTGAACAGGCGGAGCGCTACGACG AGATGGTGGATGCAATGAAAAATGTTGCAAAGCTTGATGTTGAACTGACTGTTGAAGAGCGCAACTTGCTCTCTGTTGGGTACAAGAATGTGATCGGTGCTCGAAGAGCTTCATGGAGGATACTTTCATCAATTGAGCAAAAGGAAGAAGCAAAAGGAAATGAAGTGAATGCCAAGCGGATTAAGGAGTATAGGCAGAAAGTTGAATGTGAGCTCTCAAGCATTTGCAATGATATCATGACTGTCATTGATGAGCACCTCATCCCTTCAGCGCCTGCTGGTGAATCATCTGTGTTCTTCTATAAGAT GAAAGGAGATTATTATCGATATCTTGCTGAGTTCAAGGTTGGTGATGAAAAGAAAGAGGTTGCTGCTAATTCAATGAAAGCATATGAG AAAGCTACTAGTGCTGCAGAGGCTGATTTGCCTCCTACACATCCTATCCGATTGGGTTTGGCATTGAATTTCTCAGTCTTTTATTATGAGATCATGAATTCCCCCGAAAG GGCTTGCCACCTTGCAAAGCAAGCTTTTGATGAAGCTATTTCAGAACTGGACACCCTGAATGAGGAGTCGTACAAAGATAGCACCTTAATTATGCAGCTTCTTAGGGACAACCTCACATTATGGACTTCTGATATCCCAGAAGATGGAG AAGATGCCCAGAGGATGAATGGCACTGCCAAAGTTGGTGGGGCAGAGGATGCAGAG TGA
- the LOC123223788 gene encoding 14-3-3-like protein D isoform X3 — MVDAMKNVAKLDVELTVEERNLLSVGYKNVIGARRASWRILSSIEQKEEAKGNEVNAKRIKEYRQKVECELSSICNDIMTVIDEHLIPSAPAGESSVFFYKMKGDYYRYLAEFKVGDEKKEVAANSMKAYEKATSAAEADLPPTHPIRLGLALNFSVFYYEIMNSPERACHLAKQAFDEAISELDTLNEESYKDSTLIMQLLRDNLTLWTSDIPEDGEDAQRMNGTAKVGGAEDAE, encoded by the exons ATGGTGGATGCAATGAAAAATGTTGCAAAGCTTGATGTTGAACTGACTGTTGAAGAGCGCAACTTGCTCTCTGTTGGGTACAAGAATGTGATCGGTGCTCGAAGAGCTTCATGGAGGATACTTTCATCAATTGAGCAAAAGGAAGAAGCAAAAGGAAATGAAGTGAATGCCAAGCGGATTAAGGAGTATAGGCAGAAAGTTGAATGTGAGCTCTCAAGCATTTGCAATGATATCATGACTGTCATTGATGAGCACCTCATCCCTTCAGCGCCTGCTGGTGAATCATCTGTGTTCTTCTATAAGAT GAAAGGAGATTATTATCGATATCTTGCTGAGTTCAAGGTTGGTGATGAAAAGAAAGAGGTTGCTGCTAATTCAATGAAAGCATATGAG AAAGCTACTAGTGCTGCAGAGGCTGATTTGCCTCCTACACATCCTATCCGATTGGGTTTGGCATTGAATTTCTCAGTCTTTTATTATGAGATCATGAATTCCCCCGAAAG GGCTTGCCACCTTGCAAAGCAAGCTTTTGATGAAGCTATTTCAGAACTGGACACCCTGAATGAGGAGTCGTACAAAGATAGCACCTTAATTATGCAGCTTCTTAGGGACAACCTCACATTATGGACTTCTGATATCCCAGAAGATGGAG AAGATGCCCAGAGGATGAATGGCACTGCCAAAGTTGGTGGGGCAGAGGATGCAGAG TGA
- the LOC123224123 gene encoding protein CONSERVED ONLY IN THE GREEN LINEAGE 160, chloroplastic isoform X1, translating into MAVLNYISVTSATAPISPDSSTPPIPGPRQSKIILPKKKPLKWSTGVAPGEYGGPPTTTKLRKYWGGEKEDPLTSDEFIWNSEFMGRMKRLIEDPDGSSSVLNTPVKEESSGFLSLNRVMSLDSLEVDLSKELTAPSRTVLKQPVGAAIQSSGSPSRRWKLAPTRREQEKWDKATKAATGGSDVMFRELRRPRGDPEVLAAQSREQYFKLKRKLQILTLGIGGIGLVSAYVSYSPEVAASFGTGLLGSLVYIRMLGSTVDSMADGAKGLIKGAAGQPRLLVPVVLVMIYNRWNGMVVPEFGFMPLDLIPMLVGFFTYKIATFVQAIEDAITVVDKKTLV; encoded by the exons ATGGCTGTTCTTAACTATATATCTGTTACGTCAGCAACAGCCCCAATCTCTCCAGACTCTTCAACACCTCCAATACCTGGCCCAAGACAGAGCAAAATTATTCTCCCAAAGAAGAAGCCATTGAAATGGTCCACCGGTGTCGCTCCTGGTGAATATGGTGGCCCACCCACCACCACTAAGCTGCGCAAGTACTGGGGCGGAGAAAAAGAGGACCCTTTAACTTCTGATGAGTTTATTTGGAACAGTGAATTCATGGGCCGCATGAAGAGATTGATTGAGGACCCTGATGGGTCTTCTTCTGTTCTAAACACTCCTGTTAAG GAAGAGTCGTCTGGGTTTCTAAGCTTAAATAGAGTCATGAGCCTTGACAG TCTTGAAGTTGATTTAAGTAAAGAGCTTACAGCACCTTCGAGGACTGTATTAAAGCAGCCTGTTGGGGCTGCCATTCAG AGCAGTGGCAGCCCATCACGCAGATGGAAATTAGCACCTACACGCCGTGAGCAAGAAAAGTGGGATAAAGCAACTAAGGCTGCAACTGGAGGCAGT GATGTAATGTTTCGAGAATTGAGGCGGCCTCGAGGGGATCCAGAAGTATTGGCTGCTCAATCAAGAGAGCAATACTTTAAG CTGAAGAGAAAGTTGCAGATTCTCACACTTGGTATAGGTGGTATTGGTTTAGTCTCTGCTTATGTTTCTTATTCTCCTGAAGTTGCAGCTAG CTTTGGAACTGGTTTGCTTGGTTCGTTGGTGTATATACGCATGTTGGGAAGTACTGTGGATTCCATGGCAGATGGGGCCAAAGGGCTTATTAA GGGAGCAGCTGGGCAGCCAAGGCTGCTGGTTCCTGTTGTGTTGGTCATGATTTATAACCGGTGGAATGG GATGGTCGTCCCTGAATTTGGATTTATGCCTTTAGatttgataccaatgttagtGGGATTTTTCACATACAAGATTGCCACATTTGTTCAAGCTATAGAAGATGCCATTACTGTAGTTGATAAAAAGACCCTAGTGTGA
- the LOC123224123 gene encoding protein CONSERVED ONLY IN THE GREEN LINEAGE 160, chloroplastic isoform X3 — protein sequence MAVLNYISVTSATAPISPDSSTPPIPGPRQSKIILPKKKPLKWSTGVAPGEYGGPPTTTKLRKYWGGEKEDPLTSDEFIWNSEFMGRMKRLIEDPDGSSSVLNTPVKEESSGFLSLNRVMSLDSLEVDLSKELTAPSRTVLKQPVGAAIQSSGSPSRRWKLAPTRREQEKWDKATKAATGGSDVMFRELRRPRGDPEVLAAQSREQYFKLKRKLQILTLGIGGIGLVSAYVSYSPEVAASFGTGLLGSLVYIRMLGSTVDSMADGAKGLIKGAAGQPRLLVPVVLVMIYNRWNGVKEMDDDD from the exons ATGGCTGTTCTTAACTATATATCTGTTACGTCAGCAACAGCCCCAATCTCTCCAGACTCTTCAACACCTCCAATACCTGGCCCAAGACAGAGCAAAATTATTCTCCCAAAGAAGAAGCCATTGAAATGGTCCACCGGTGTCGCTCCTGGTGAATATGGTGGCCCACCCACCACCACTAAGCTGCGCAAGTACTGGGGCGGAGAAAAAGAGGACCCTTTAACTTCTGATGAGTTTATTTGGAACAGTGAATTCATGGGCCGCATGAAGAGATTGATTGAGGACCCTGATGGGTCTTCTTCTGTTCTAAACACTCCTGTTAAG GAAGAGTCGTCTGGGTTTCTAAGCTTAAATAGAGTCATGAGCCTTGACAG TCTTGAAGTTGATTTAAGTAAAGAGCTTACAGCACCTTCGAGGACTGTATTAAAGCAGCCTGTTGGGGCTGCCATTCAG AGCAGTGGCAGCCCATCACGCAGATGGAAATTAGCACCTACACGCCGTGAGCAAGAAAAGTGGGATAAAGCAACTAAGGCTGCAACTGGAGGCAGT GATGTAATGTTTCGAGAATTGAGGCGGCCTCGAGGGGATCCAGAAGTATTGGCTGCTCAATCAAGAGAGCAATACTTTAAG CTGAAGAGAAAGTTGCAGATTCTCACACTTGGTATAGGTGGTATTGGTTTAGTCTCTGCTTATGTTTCTTATTCTCCTGAAGTTGCAGCTAG CTTTGGAACTGGTTTGCTTGGTTCGTTGGTGTATATACGCATGTTGGGAAGTACTGTGGATTCCATGGCAGATGGGGCCAAAGGGCTTATTAA GGGAGCAGCTGGGCAGCCAAGGCTGCTGGTTCCTGTTGTGTTGGTCATGATTTATAACCGGTGGAATGG GGTGAAAGAAATGGATGATGATGATTGA
- the LOC123224123 gene encoding protein CONSERVED ONLY IN THE GREEN LINEAGE 160, chloroplastic isoform X2 has protein sequence MAVLNYISVTSATAPISPDSSTPPIPGPRQSKIILPKKKPLKWSTGVAPGEYGGPPTTTKLRKYWGGEKEDPLTSDEFIWNSEFMGRMKRLIEDPDGSSSVLNTPEESSGFLSLNRVMSLDSLEVDLSKELTAPSRTVLKQPVGAAIQSSGSPSRRWKLAPTRREQEKWDKATKAATGGSDVMFRELRRPRGDPEVLAAQSREQYFKLKRKLQILTLGIGGIGLVSAYVSYSPEVAASFGTGLLGSLVYIRMLGSTVDSMADGAKGLIKGAAGQPRLLVPVVLVMIYNRWNGMVVPEFGFMPLDLIPMLVGFFTYKIATFVQAIEDAITVVDKKTLV, from the exons ATGGCTGTTCTTAACTATATATCTGTTACGTCAGCAACAGCCCCAATCTCTCCAGACTCTTCAACACCTCCAATACCTGGCCCAAGACAGAGCAAAATTATTCTCCCAAAGAAGAAGCCATTGAAATGGTCCACCGGTGTCGCTCCTGGTGAATATGGTGGCCCACCCACCACCACTAAGCTGCGCAAGTACTGGGGCGGAGAAAAAGAGGACCCTTTAACTTCTGATGAGTTTATTTGGAACAGTGAATTCATGGGCCGCATGAAGAGATTGATTGAGGACCCTGATGGGTCTTCTTCTGTTCTAAACACTCCT GAAGAGTCGTCTGGGTTTCTAAGCTTAAATAGAGTCATGAGCCTTGACAG TCTTGAAGTTGATTTAAGTAAAGAGCTTACAGCACCTTCGAGGACTGTATTAAAGCAGCCTGTTGGGGCTGCCATTCAG AGCAGTGGCAGCCCATCACGCAGATGGAAATTAGCACCTACACGCCGTGAGCAAGAAAAGTGGGATAAAGCAACTAAGGCTGCAACTGGAGGCAGT GATGTAATGTTTCGAGAATTGAGGCGGCCTCGAGGGGATCCAGAAGTATTGGCTGCTCAATCAAGAGAGCAATACTTTAAG CTGAAGAGAAAGTTGCAGATTCTCACACTTGGTATAGGTGGTATTGGTTTAGTCTCTGCTTATGTTTCTTATTCTCCTGAAGTTGCAGCTAG CTTTGGAACTGGTTTGCTTGGTTCGTTGGTGTATATACGCATGTTGGGAAGTACTGTGGATTCCATGGCAGATGGGGCCAAAGGGCTTATTAA GGGAGCAGCTGGGCAGCCAAGGCTGCTGGTTCCTGTTGTGTTGGTCATGATTTATAACCGGTGGAATGG GATGGTCGTCCCTGAATTTGGATTTATGCCTTTAGatttgataccaatgttagtGGGATTTTTCACATACAAGATTGCCACATTTGTTCAAGCTATAGAAGATGCCATTACTGTAGTTGATAAAAAGACCCTAGTGTGA
- the LOC123223492 gene encoding phosphoenolpyruvate carboxylase-like yields MDEMALAVVATKQHQSWSIYGRMNIGSRPSKRKPNGGIESLPAIPWIFAWTQARFHLPVWLGFGAAFKQVIKKDIKNLHMLQEMYDVRPFFRVTIDLVEMVFAEGDPSVAALSDKTPCIRSIKAIWREIEEQL; encoded by the exons ATGGATGAGATGGCACTGGCAGTTGTAGCTACCAA GCAACACCAGAGTTGGAGTATATATGGTCGTATGAACATTGGTAGTCGTCCATCAAAACGGAAGCCAAATGGAGGCATTGAATCACTCCCAGCCATCCCATGGATCTTTGCATGGACTCAAGCAAGGTTTCATCTACCTGTGTGGCTCGGTTTTGGGGCAGCATTCAAGCAAGTGATTAAGAAGGATATAAAAAATCTCCATATGCTTCAAGAGATGTACGATGTGCGGCCTTTCTTCAGGGTCACAATTGACTTAGTCGAAATGGTGTTTGCTGAGGGAGACCCAAGCGTTGCTGCTCTGTCTGACAAAACTCCTTGTATCAGAAGCATTAAGGCAATTTGGAGAGAAATTGAGGAGCAATTGTGA